In Campylobacter vicugnae, a genomic segment contains:
- the dksA gene encoding RNA polymerase-binding protein DksA: protein MKQSELDYFKELLLERKEQIQRNINDAANEIDGLRQSGATDEFDFASISADEELEHSISAKQQQELNEIDQSLKKIESGIYGICDMCEDDIDIERLKVKPHARYCITCREIAEKTIIK, encoded by the coding sequence ATGAAACAAAGCGAATTGGACTATTTTAAAGAGTTACTTTTAGAAAGAAAAGAACAAATTCAAAGAAATATTAATGATGCAGCAAATGAAATAGATGGCCTTAGACAAAGTGGAGCTACTGATGAGTTTGATTTTGCTAGTATTAGTGCAGATGAAGAACTAGAACACTCTATATCGGCTAAACAACAACAAGAGCTTAATGAAATTGATCAATCTTTAAAAAAGATAGAATCTGGTATTTATGGCATTTGCGATATGTGTGAAGATGATATTGATATTGAGCGTTTAAAGGTTAAGCCTCATGCAAGATATTGCATTACATGTCGTGAAATTGCAGAAAAAACTATAATAAAATAG
- a CDS encoding 23S rRNA (pseudouridine(1915)-N(3))-methyltransferase RlmH: MQILVHCLQKLSDDKELKEYIKMSSKWASIKEINKFSPQIAKAQIQGQAASHRAYEEAYKPCLNGFCIGLDERGDMLDSFEFAKLLKDKTQISFFIGGAYGLGDNLRGRMDKLVSLSRLTFAHKIAKLVLYEQIFRALCINANHPYHK, encoded by the coding sequence GTGCAAATTTTAGTCCATTGCCTACAAAAACTTAGCGATGATAAAGAGCTAAAAGAGTATATAAAGATGAGTAGTAAATGGGCTAGCATTAAAGAGATTAATAAATTTAGCCCACAAATTGCTAAAGCTCAAATTCAAGGCCAAGCCGCATCGCATAGAGCATATGAGGAGGCATATAAGCCTTGTTTAAATGGTTTTTGTATTGGACTTGATGAGCGTGGCGATATGCTTGATAGTTTTGAGTTTGCGAAGCTATTAAAAGATAAAACGCAAATTTCATTTTTTATAGGCGGGGCTTATGGTTTAGGTGATAATTTACGAGGGAGAATGGATAAGCTAGTAAGCCTATCAAGGCTAACTTTTGCGCATAAAATTGCTAAGCTTGTCTTATATGAGCAGATTTTTCGCGCTCTTTGCATTAATGCAAATCACCCTTATCATAAATAA
- the accD gene encoding acetyl-CoA carboxylase, carboxyltransferase subunit beta — protein MLGDFFSKIRKKQSHPSEAPSHWVKCNSCSSLMYFKEVEACYNVCPKCGYHMRLSAQKRIELISDVGSFVEFDANLRPIDPLNFVDKKSYKKRIEEGQSKNGKTSSVISGEATIDGQPIQLVVFDFSFMGGSLSSVEGEKITRAVRRAIEKRNPLIIVSASGGARMQESTFSLMQMSKTSAALKLLSDNRLPYISVLTDPTMGGVSASFAWLGDLIIAEPKALIGFAGQRVIEQTIKASLPEGFQRAEFLLEHGLIDAIVPRDEHKKYLSDMIRFFMKNDNFYSPINEAI, from the coding sequence ATGCTAGGTGATTTTTTTTCAAAAATACGCAAAAAGCAATCTCACCCAAGTGAAGCCCCAAGCCACTGGGTAAAATGTAATAGTTGTAGCTCTTTGATGTATTTTAAAGAGGTTGAAGCATGTTATAATGTCTGTCCAAAATGCGGATATCATATGAGACTTAGCGCTCAAAAAAGAATAGAATTAATTAGCGATGTTGGAAGCTTTGTTGAGTTTGATGCAAATTTAAGACCAATAGATCCATTAAATTTCGTAGATAAAAAATCATATAAAAAAAGAATTGAAGAAGGTCAAAGTAAAAATGGCAAAACAAGCTCGGTAATCTCAGGAGAAGCAACAATTGATGGCCAACCTATTCAGCTAGTGGTTTTTGATTTTAGCTTTATGGGCGGAAGTTTAAGTTCAGTTGAAGGTGAAAAGATAACTCGTGCAGTTCGCAGAGCAATAGAAAAGAGAAATCCACTTATTATAGTAAGCGCAAGTGGAGGCGCAAGAATGCAAGAGAGTACTTTTAGCCTTATGCAGATGAGTAAGACAAGTGCTGCTTTAAAACTTTTAAGTGATAATAGATTGCCATATATCTCAGTTCTTACTGATCCTACGATGGGTGGAGTTTCAGCCTCATTTGCGTGGTTAGGAGATTTGATTATTGCTGAACCAAAGGCTTTAATAGGTTTTGCAGGTCAAAGAGTTATTGAACAAACTATTAAAGCAAGCTTGCCAGAGGGTTTTCAAAGAGCTGAGTTCTTACTGGAGCATGGATTAATAGATGCTATAGTCCCAAGAGATGAGCATAAAAAATATCTTAGCGATATGATAAGATTTTTTATGAAAAATGATAATTTTTACAGCCCAATTAATGAGGCTATTTAG